Genomic DNA from Ruminococcus sp. OA3:
CTTGTCATCCAATAACTTTAGTTGCATCTTATACGTCTTAAGTGCCGACCTTTTTTTATCATACTCAGGGATCGGGATTCCTTTGATCGTCCTGGTCCCCAGTGGCTTCTTGCCCTTCTTCCCGCATGTCACGGAGTCTGCGACCATGTACCCGCTCATCTCCATGTTCAGAAGCTTATCACTGACCGACTGTATCCGACGCACCATATCCCGTTCTTCCTGTTGCAAGTCTGTGTATTGCTCAAGGATATGCTTTTCCAATGGTATCACCTCCCCAGTTAGTCATTTACATCACGACGCCACGAATATTCTCCTATACACCCCAGATTTCCGCCATTCATACTACATTCACTGCAATCTTTTTCTATCCCATCATCCATCAATTTCGCACATTCTTCATAATCCTTCTTCATCCTCGCTGTCAATGGAACTTTAATAAATTCCGCCACCGCTATCACCTCCTTAGACTGATCACCCTATTACTCGGACGCTTCTGCCCCGCCTGCCTGCGCATAAACTTATCACACGCATCCGGGCGGCAGCCACGGCTTTGACCAACAATGCCTATGTAATCACAAGTCACCAAGCTGATATTATCTATACTCCCGCTATATCCGTATCGGTTGGAGTAGACACAGTGCAGGCACTTTTCACGCTTAATTTCGTTAATCTCCTGTGCTGTCAATTCCCGCCATGGCTTCGTAATAGTTTTTAACCTCTTTGACCGTGGAATGTGATTCCGCCCCCTTCTCAGTTATGATATTTCCGCCGTAAGTTCTCACCCGTCGGTTGTGATGGGCGGTATAAGCAGACAAATAGGTCATATAATTCTCATTCATAGCTCATCTCCCTCCACATATCGTTCAAATCTTCTATTTGGGGTGACAGTAGCACCGCCGCCAGTAACACAATCCCGATACCGGTGATAATACCTGTCATGTATTTCAGCATATTTTCTCCTCCCATTTTGTACATATGTCTCTTCTAAACATCTTTTAGTCAAACTGATGCCTTGTGTTTGATTGATATTTTTCATACTCTTCAGTAGTAATCACCCCCTCTTCAAGCATCCTCTTTAGTTGTCGGCTAACTTTATACTCCATTCCAATACCAAGTTTATCCATTGCATTATGCTGCATTGCGATTTGAATTGACATAACCGCCACATCTACCATCTCCAACCATAGATTTTCGCTCGGCTCAGACGTAAGAATTAATTCTCGCAGTAATTCGTGGACCTCCTCGATAGCTTTTACCCACTGATGTTTCTTGCTATACTTCTCGGAGATCAGGCGTATCTTATCGATCAGCGTAGGCTCCACATATTCAATCTCAATCATCTTTCCCTCCGATCTGCTGTATGAGCTTCTGGTATTGGTTGGCTTTCTCCGCAGATTCTTTCTGCCTCTGTGACTGCCGCAGCCGTTCCCGCTCTTTCGCACAGGACATAACCCGTATGTTAAAATCCCGGATCCCCTGATCCCATTTCTCCCAGAGGTCCTTCCAGTATGGCCGGGTAAGTTCGTCCCACTTCTCCCATTCCTCTTGTTTAATGGAGTTGTTTTTCGCCTCCATGGGCATCCGCCTGCGCAGCCTGCTGACTGTCGCTTCACAGACCCCAACGCTTGCTGCAATCTTCCGGTTCGTATACCCTTGTTCCACCATACGGCAGACCTGCTGTTTTATCTCCATGGATATCGGTTTTCCACTCGGCAAATGCCACACCCCCTATTTCCCCAACAACTGCCTCTCCAGCTCCGAGTAATCATACGCTCTTTGATGGAAGTTGTTGAATTTGTTGTTCCCCGGCTTCTTTTTGCTCTTGGTTGCATCCTCTGTGATCCACCTGCGGATTATGCCCGCATGGTTCGCATTTTTATACCGCCCGTTCTCCTCAATATAGCGGTCAAGCCTCTCCACGTACTCATCAATGACCGGCTTTCCAAAATCATTAACAAGTTGATCAAACCCAACCGGTTCGATTTTGATGTGCTGGTGTGCCCCCATCCTTACCTTCTTTTCATTCTTATCATTCTTTTCCTTATTGTTTGTTTCTTTCGGTGTTCTTTCCGTGTTCTTCCGGTGTTCTTTTGCTGTTCTTTTCCCTGTTTTTTCTGCAACTTCCAGGATCGTCTCAAACCCCTGGTATTTCTCGTAATTCAGGATTTTCAGGGTGGTTTTTTTCGTGTCACTGTTTTGGGCCAGCATTTCAACCTTTTCCAGTTCGTTTAAAAACTTTGTCAGCTTGGTGATCGACCACCCCCACCGCTCGGAAAGCTTCCGTTTGCTCGTAATAAAACTGCCCCTTTCCACGCTGATATAAGTACTGTCAAAAAGAAATTCCTTGTCCATATGGTTTGCCAGCATGATCAGGTCAACCCAGGCCTGCCCCCTCGTAAACGGCTTGTCCTGCCAAAGGTCCGTCTCCATTACGCTCCGGTACAGTTTCACCCATCCTGCCGCCATTTAATCACCCGCTTCCTGGTTTCTCAGATATTCCTTCAGTTCCCGGTACAAGATGTTTTCTATCAGCTGCCCGCTGTATTTCCAGCACGCAAACTGGAAGACCATGTTGTAGCGTGCCCCCCACGCCAAAATGCTTGCCAGGAGAGATTTTGAGGGAAGTCGGCTGTCATAGGACCCGTTAAATACCTGCGACCACCCGACATCATTGCGGGTTTCCTTCGGGTCCGGATGTTCCGTCAGGAGGTATAGCCGCGCCTCCCTCTGGCGGGCCCACTCAAACTCTTTCTCAAACCGCTTCCGCTGTGTCCCAAAGCACATGCAGAGTTCTTCGATATCCTGTTTGCGCTCTACCGAAACATGCGAAGAGAAGTCCAGGACGTCTCCGCCCGGAAGCGTACACTCACAGGAATAATCCCCAAATTCCAGCTTCTGCCGGCGGTATGGGAATTGGAACTGCCGGATGCGGTGGTAGTA
This window encodes:
- a CDS encoding SHOCT domain-containing protein translates to MIEIEYVEPTLIDKIRLISEKYSKKHQWVKAIEEVHELLRELILTSEPSENLWLEMVDVAVMSIQIAMQHNAMDKLGIGMEYKVSRQLKRMLEEGVITTEEYEKYQSNTRHQFD
- a CDS encoding helix-turn-helix domain-containing protein, yielding MPSGKPISMEIKQQVCRMVEQGYTNRKIAASVGVCEATVSRLRRRMPMEAKNNSIKQEEWEKWDELTRPYWKDLWEKWDQGIRDFNIRVMSCAKERERLRQSQRQKESAEKANQYQKLIQQIGGKDD
- a CDS encoding ERCC4 domain-containing protein, whose protein sequence is MGNYTELEINEIMKTMVVLVDTREQPTPRYYHRIRQFQFPYRRQKLEFGDYSCECTLPGGDVLDFSSHVSVERKQDIEELCMCFGTQRKRFEKEFEWARQREARLYLLTEHPDPKETRNDVGWSQVFNGSYDSRLPSKSLLASILAWGARYNMVFQFACWKYSGQLIENILYRELKEYLRNQEAGD